The following are from one region of the Sorghum bicolor cultivar BTx623 chromosome 2, Sorghum_bicolor_NCBIv3, whole genome shotgun sequence genome:
- the LOC8081151 gene encoding uncharacterized protein LOC8081151 isoform X2, with protein sequence MEYFPRRRNLEDLWWSAFPIGTQWESIDKINEFNWNFENLEKILEEGGELYGKTVYLFGGTEPQLLDVNGEWKIVLVPVVVVVDCPFPPSDKIGINFVQTGKEEIVPMKEMKMAWVPYVPLEDRFVRIESLKTKIFTLCCTQRRSALKHMKTERANKFYYCMPYYMPLNPPEDEDGTAVTAIYPLDPPIFCDFYLELDDYEVLAARIVRDEGLPEDEGEKIEEFLKEKAKQREIEVEQAEETRKKAIEDMDPKQREAFENIKFYKFYPVKTPDTPGVNIVKSRYINKYYLNAHYLM encoded by the exons ATGGAGTACTTCCCCCGGAGGAGGAATCTG GAGGATCTGTGGTGGTCTGCTTTTCCTATTGGGACTCAG TGGGAAAGCATTGATAAGATAAATGAATTCAATTGGAACTTCGAAAATTTAGAG AAAATACTAGAGGAAGGGGGGGAACTATATGGGAAGACGGTTTACTTGTTTGGAGGCACCGAGC CACAACTATTGGATGTTAATGGTGAATGGAAGATAGTACTTGTTCCTGTTGTAGTTGTT GTTGACTGTCCTTTTCCTCCATCAGATAAGATTGGCATAAATTTTGTTCAAACGGGAAAAGAAGAAATAGTACCAATGAAAGAGATGAAGATGGCATGGGTGCCTTATGTTCCTCTTGAGGACCG GTTTGTCAGGATTGAAAGTTTGAAAACAAAAATCTTCACTCTCTGTTGCACCCAGCGGAG GTCTGCACTGAAGCATATGAAAACTGAGAGAGCCAACAAGTTCTACTACTGCATGCCCT ATTACATGCCACTAAATCCTCCTGAAGATGAAGATGGCACAGCTGTCACCGCCATATATCCTCTAGACCCCCCG ATATTTTGTGATTTTTACTTGGAATTGGATGATTACGAG GTTTTAGCTGCTAGGATAGTCAGAGATGAGGGGTTGCCAGAGGATGAGGGGGAAAAAATTGAG GAATTTCTAAAGGAGAAGGCTAAACAAAGGGAAATAGAAGTGGAACAG GCTGAAGAAACCAGGAAGAAAGCTATTGAAGATATGGACCCTAAGCAAAGAGAGGCATTTGAAAACATCAAATTTTACAAATTCTATCCTGTGAAAACCCCGGATACACCTGGTGTTAACATTGTGAAG TCGAGATACATCAACAAATATTATCTCAACGCACATTATCTGATGTAA
- the LOC8081151 gene encoding uncharacterized protein LOC8081151 isoform X1 yields the protein MMSQQHVSGVLTQNIFIVAQQVPCSILQEDLWWSAFPIGTQWESIDKINEFNWNFENLEKILEEGGELYGKTVYLFGGTEPQLLDVNGEWKIVLVPVVVVVDCPFPPSDKIGINFVQTGKEEIVPMKEMKMAWVPYVPLEDRFVRIESLKTKIFTLCCTQRRSALKHMKTERANKFYYCMPYYMPLNPPEDEDGTAVTAIYPLDPPIFCDFYLELDDYEVLAARIVRDEGLPEDEGEKIEEFLKEKAKQREIEVEQAEETRKKAIEDMDPKQREAFENIKFYKFYPVKTPDTPGVNIVKSRYINKYYLNAHYLM from the exons ATGATGAGTCAGCAACATGTTTCTGGCGTGCTGACTCAGAACATATTCATTGTTGCACAACAGGTGCCATGTTCTATTTTGCag GAGGATCTGTGGTGGTCTGCTTTTCCTATTGGGACTCAG TGGGAAAGCATTGATAAGATAAATGAATTCAATTGGAACTTCGAAAATTTAGAG AAAATACTAGAGGAAGGGGGGGAACTATATGGGAAGACGGTTTACTTGTTTGGAGGCACCGAGC CACAACTATTGGATGTTAATGGTGAATGGAAGATAGTACTTGTTCCTGTTGTAGTTGTT GTTGACTGTCCTTTTCCTCCATCAGATAAGATTGGCATAAATTTTGTTCAAACGGGAAAAGAAGAAATAGTACCAATGAAAGAGATGAAGATGGCATGGGTGCCTTATGTTCCTCTTGAGGACCG GTTTGTCAGGATTGAAAGTTTGAAAACAAAAATCTTCACTCTCTGTTGCACCCAGCGGAG GTCTGCACTGAAGCATATGAAAACTGAGAGAGCCAACAAGTTCTACTACTGCATGCCCT ATTACATGCCACTAAATCCTCCTGAAGATGAAGATGGCACAGCTGTCACCGCCATATATCCTCTAGACCCCCCG ATATTTTGTGATTTTTACTTGGAATTGGATGATTACGAG GTTTTAGCTGCTAGGATAGTCAGAGATGAGGGGTTGCCAGAGGATGAGGGGGAAAAAATTGAG GAATTTCTAAAGGAGAAGGCTAAACAAAGGGAAATAGAAGTGGAACAG GCTGAAGAAACCAGGAAGAAAGCTATTGAAGATATGGACCCTAAGCAAAGAGAGGCATTTGAAAACATCAAATTTTACAAATTCTATCCTGTGAAAACCCCGGATACACCTGGTGTTAACATTGTGAAG TCGAGATACATCAACAAATATTATCTCAACGCACATTATCTGATGTAA
- the LOC8086436 gene encoding probable carboxylesterase 15, with amino-acid sequence MPSSAPEPHVVEDCRGVLQLMSDGTVRRSAVPALPVDVPDDEDCGVEWKDVTWDRQHDLNARLYRPGHLGAANDARIPVVAYFHGGGFCIGSGRWPNYHAWCLRLCSELPAVVLSFDYRLAPEHRLPAAQEDGARAMAWLTRSAATDPWLADAADFARAFVAGDSAGGNIAHHVAAELGKGGGRRLAPAVRIRGALLLAPAFAGEARTRAELECPRDAFLTTEMFDRYARLALPDGADRDDPVLSPAGPRAPALEAVEMAPVLVVAGGRDVLRDRNKQYARRMKEEWGKEVEYVEIAGADHGFFQVDPWSERADEVVRVVRRFVVEHMDSE; translated from the coding sequence ATGCCGTCGTCGGCGCCGGAGCCGCACGTGGTGGAGGACTGCCGCGGCGTGCTGCAGCTGATGAGCGACGGCACGGTGCGGCGCAGCGCGGTGCCAGCGCTCCCGGTGGACGTCCCCGACGACGAAGACTGCGGCGTGGAGTGGAAGGACGTGACGTGGGACCGGCAGCACGACCTGAACGCGCGCCTGTACCGGCCGGGGCACCTGGGCGCGGCCAACGACGCGCGGATCCCCGTGGTGGCCTACTTCCACGGCGGCGGCTTCTGCATCGGGTCCGGGCGGTGGCCCAACTACCACGCCTGGTGCCTCCGCCTGTGCTCCGAGCTCCCCGCCGTGGTGCTCTCCTTCGACTACCGCCTGGCGCCCGAGCACCGCCTGCCCGCCGCGCAGGAGGACGGCGCCAGGGCCATGGCCTGGCTGACGCGCTCCGCCGCCACCGACCCCTGGCTCGCCGACGCGGCCGACTTCGCGCGCGCCTTCGTCGCGGGCGACTCGGCGGGCGGCAACATCGCGCACCACGTCGCCGCGGAGCTCGGCAAGGGCGGCGGACGGCGGCTCGCCCCCGCCGTCCGGATCCGCGGCGCGCTCCTCCTCGCGCCGGCCTTCGCCGGCGAGGCCCGCACGCGCGCGGAGCTGGAGTGCCCGCGCGACGCGTTCCTCACCACCGAGATGTTCGACAGGTACGCGCGCCTCGCCCTGCCGGACGGCGCCGACAGAGACGACCCCGTGCTCAGCCCGGCGGGGCCGCGCGCGCCTGCGCTGGAGGCCGTGGAGATGGCCCCTGTGCTGGTGGTGGCGGGAGGCCGCGACGTGCTGAGGGACCGGAACAAGCAGTACGCGCGGCGGATGAAGGAGGAGTGGGGCAAGGAGGTGGAGTACGTGGAGATCGCCGGCGCCGATCATGGCTTCTTCCAGGTCGACCCGTGGTCGGAGCGCGCCGACGAGGTCGTCCGCGTCGTGCGGCGGTTCGTCGTCGAGCACATGGACTCGGAGTAG